A region from the Pseudomonas sp. KU26590 genome encodes:
- a CDS encoding sigma-54-dependent transcriptional regulator, which yields MRIKVHCQNRVGILRDILELLVAYGVNVSGGEVGGEHGDAIYLRCPNLINLQFQALVPKFETIAGVFGVKRVGLMPSERRHMELNALLGALEFPVLSIDMGGSIVAANRAAAQLLGVRVDEVPGIPLSRYAEDFDLPQLVRANRSRINGLRVKVKGDIFLADIAPLQSEHEDSEAMAGAVLTLHRADRVGEHIYNVRKQELRGFDSIFQSSKVMAAVVREARRMAPLDAPLLIEGETGTGKELLARACHLASPRGQSPMMALNCAGFSESMAETELFGYGPGAFEGARAEGKLGLLELTSGGTLFLDGVAEMSARLQAKLLRYLQEGCFRRVGSDEEVYLDVRIICATQVDLSELCARGEFRQDLYHRLNVLSLHIPPLRDCLDGLVPLVEHFLDQASRQIGCTLPRLAPAAMERLSQYHWPGNVRQLENVLFQAVSLCDGKLVKAEHIRLPDYGVRQPLGDFSLEGGLEDIVGRFEKAVLEQLYAAHPSSRLLGKRLGVSHTTVANKLKHYGIGQS from the coding sequence ATGCGTATCAAAGTCCATTGTCAGAACCGCGTCGGCATCCTGCGCGACATCCTCGAGCTGCTGGTGGCCTACGGCGTCAACGTATCCGGCGGCGAAGTGGGCGGTGAGCATGGCGATGCCATTTACCTGCGTTGCCCGAACCTGATCAATCTGCAGTTCCAGGCGCTGGTGCCGAAATTCGAGACCATCGCCGGGGTGTTCGGCGTCAAGCGTGTGGGATTGATGCCTAGCGAGCGTCGGCACATGGAACTCAATGCCTTGCTCGGCGCGCTGGAGTTCCCCGTCCTCTCCATCGACATGGGCGGCTCCATCGTTGCGGCGAATCGCGCCGCCGCGCAGTTGCTGGGCGTGCGTGTCGACGAGGTGCCGGGCATCCCGCTGTCCCGTTATGCCGAGGACTTCGACCTGCCGCAACTGGTGCGCGCCAATCGCTCGCGCATCAACGGCCTGCGCGTGAAAGTGAAGGGCGACATCTTTCTCGCGGACATCGCTCCCCTGCAATCCGAGCACGAAGACAGCGAAGCCATGGCTGGCGCGGTATTGACGCTGCACCGCGCGGACCGGGTGGGTGAGCACATCTATAACGTGCGCAAGCAGGAGCTGCGCGGCTTCGACAGCATCTTCCAAAGCTCGAAAGTGATGGCCGCGGTGGTTCGGGAGGCCCGCCGCATGGCGCCGCTGGATGCGCCGTTGCTGATCGAGGGCGAAACCGGAACCGGTAAAGAACTGCTGGCGCGGGCCTGTCACCTGGCCAGCCCCCGCGGCCAGTCGCCGATGATGGCACTCAACTGCGCGGGGTTCTCCGAATCCATGGCCGAAACCGAGCTGTTCGGCTACGGACCTGGCGCCTTCGAAGGTGCGCGCGCCGAAGGCAAATTGGGGCTGCTGGAACTGACCTCGGGCGGCACATTGTTTCTCGACGGCGTCGCGGAAATGAGTGCGCGGTTGCAGGCGAAACTGCTGCGCTACTTGCAGGAAGGCTGCTTCCGACGGGTCGGCAGCGACGAAGAGGTGTATCTGGACGTGCGCATCATCTGTGCGACGCAGGTGGACTTGTCCGAACTGTGCGCCCGGGGTGAGTTTCGCCAGGACCTCTACCACCGGCTCAACGTGCTGTCGCTGCATATTCCGCCGCTGCGCGACTGCCTGGACGGCCTCGTGCCGCTGGTTGAGCACTTCCTCGATCAGGCCAGCCGGCAGATCGGCTGCACCTTACCCCGGCTGGCGCCCGCGGCAATGGAGCGACTCAGCCAATACCACTGGCCCGGCAATGTGCGGCAGCTGGAAAACGTATTGTTCCAGGCTGTTTCGCTGTGCGACGGTAAACTGGTCAAAGCCGAGCATATTCGCCTGCCGGATTACGGCGTGCGCCAACCACTGGGCGACTTCTCTCTGGAAGGCGGGCTGGAAGATATTGTCGGGCGATTCGAGAAAGCAGTACTTGAACAGTTATATGCGGCGCACCCGAGCAGCCGGTTATTAGGCAAGCGGTTGGGTGTTTCCCATACAACGGTCGCCAATAAGTTGAAGCACTATGGAATAGGTCAGAGCTGA